In the Aristaeella hokkaidonensis genome, TTTTCTTCCGCAGGAGCTTCCGCCTTCTTTTCCTCCACCTTGGCGTCCTTCTTCAGCAGATCCAGCACCAGGCGGATCGCGGCATTGTCCTTCAGGTAACCCTTCTGTTCCTCAGTCAGGTTCTTCTTGAAAGTTTCCACTTCCTGTCCCATCTGCTCAGCCTGCTCGGCAATCGCCTTCTCAATGTCTTCCTCAGTGGGCTCGATCTTCTCGGCCTTGCGGATGGCGTCAATCACCAGTTCAATCCGTACCCGCTTTTCTGCTTCAGGCTTGTACATCTGCTTCACGCCGTCCATGGTCTGGCCGGTGTACTTCAGATAGTCTTCCATACGCAAGCCCTGGTAGCTCATCCGCATAGCCATCTCACGAACCATATAGTTCGCCTGATCATCAATCATGGCTTCCGGAATATCGATCTGGGCATTTTCAGCAGCCTTCTCGACAAGCGCGTTCTCAGCAGCAATATCGTTGTTCTTCGCGACGCGGTCGCTCAATTCCTTAACGATGCTTTCCTTATACTCTTTGAAGGTATTGAAATCGCTGATGTCAGCGGCGAAATCATCGTCCAGTTCCGGCGCTTCGGTCATCTGGATGCCGTTCACCTTTACATGGAACACAGCGTCCTTGCCCTTCAGTTCCTCAGCATGGTACTCATCGGGGAACTTGACGTTCAGGTCTTTCTCCTCGCCCAGCTGCATACCGACCATCTGTTCCTCGAATCCGGGGATGAACTGATGGCTGCCGATGGTCAGGGTCTGGCCCTGAGCGGTACCGCCGGCGAAAGCAACGCCGTCCACGGAACCTGCATAGTCCAGGTTGACTGTGTCACCTTCCTGTACGGGACGGTCTTCCACGTCAATCGTACGGCTGGCCTTTTTGCGGTCTTCCTCAATACGGGCATCCACCATTTCGTCCGTCAGCTTCTGCAGATCGGCTTCAACGGTCAGTCCCTTGTAATCGCCCAGCGTCACGTCGGGCCTGACAAACACTTCCAGATGGAACTTCAGGTCCTTGCCGGCGCCGATCTCGTCCAGGTCAATCTGGGGCTGATCCACGGGCTTCAGATCATATTCTTCAACAGCCGCACGGTACGCGTCCGGGAAGATGATCTCGAAGGCGTCATCATAGAAAACGCTCTCGCCGTAAAGGGTCTCGATCATTTTGCGCGGAGCCTTGCCCTTCCGGAAACCCGGAACGTTGATACGCTTGCGCATCTTAAAGAAAGCCTGCGTCATCGCTTCATCAAACTGCTCCGCGGGGATCGTAAAGGTCAGTTTCGCTTTGTTTCCGGACAGCTTCTCGTAGGTATGGCTCATGAATTATCTTCCTCCTGATCATTTCACTGAATCATTTCAGCATAAAACAGCGGTGCGCATAAAACACCGCATGGCATTCTATCACAAGTTTCCTTGTATTGCAACAGTTTCTGCGGTTTTACCACGGATCGGACACTGCAGGAAGGAGTTCTGAAGTACCAACTCCCAGGATATCACTCGTTCTCCGGGATGATAGTTTCTTCCCATCCTTCAGCTTGCACAGCTGATGTCCCATAAAGACAATGCAAGCAGTTTCCCCGCCGTCCAGGTTGAACCCCAGGGTGCATCCCTTCTCCAGCAGCTTTTCCGCAAGGAAACTGATACCGTCACCCTTGCTCCGCTTGATCCGGCCTTCCAGCATCATAAAGAAATAATGGCCCTTCTCCACCATGCCTACCGCGGTACGCTGGGCATGACTGGTGCCGTATTTCTTCAGGGCTTCTTCATTCAGTTTCCCATCCCGGATCAGGATCGGACCGAAAGCCAGTACGTCAACCGCACCGTCTTCCAGGTATTCCTCAGCGGTTTTTTCGTCACTGTAGTAAACCTTCATGTCTCCGTCCGGCCAGATCGCAAGGCAGTCCAGGTTCGGAAAATCCTTTACGCCTTTCTTCTTGGTTCTGTCCGACCAGATCTTCCCGTCACGGATAATGATTCCGGGCCGGCTTTTCTTCTGCTGCAGGCGCAGCTGGGCAAAGTCATTGGAAACAGCAAACACTGTACCGTATTTCCGGGCGATCTTGTAGGGATACTCCATATTCGCCGCGGTTTTCCAATGTTCCGGATCATTGGCAATCATCCTCGGACCCACAGATCCTTCAGCACAGAAGACTTCAGCCTCATACCAGACCCGAGCCGGTTTTTTCTGCTCCCGGCGGAAGATTTCGACTCTCAGCGTGCTGCTGGCATACCGCCAGACTCCGTTTTCTTCATCTTCCCAGACAAATTCCCCGGAGTCCAGAAAACCGGCATCATTCAATGCCGGAAACTCGCCTTTTTCTTCTGCTGCCGCATGCAGTCCGCCCCAGAGAAGCGTCAGCATCAGCAGCATACAAAGCGTTCTTCTGATCATATCTTCTTAACTCACACCCATCATGCGGTGAAGCACTTCCTGATATGCCTCTGCCACATTGTCCATGTCTCTTCTGAACCGGTCGATATCCAGCGGTTCATGCGTTCCGGCGTCCCAGAACCGGGCAGTGTCCGGAGTAATCTCATCTGCGACAATGATCCGTCCGTGATAGCGCCCAAACTCCAGTTTAAAGTCGATCAGTTCGATGCTGATATCCTTCAGGTACGCTGTCAGGATTTCATTGATCTTCAGGCTGACGCGGGTAATCTCTTCCATTTCCTCCGGTGTGGCCAGCTTCATCGCATAGATATGGGAGTTGTTCACCAACGGATCCGCTTCCATCCCGGTGTTCCGCAGTTCAAACTCCACCACAGGCGGCTCCAGCTTCGTTCCCACAGGAATCCCGGTACGTTCAGCCAGCTGTCCGGCAGAACGGTTGCGGATTTTCACAGAAAGAGGAATCATATCGCACCGCTTCACCAGGCAGTGCCTTGCGTCAATATGTTCCAGATAATGGCTTTCGATTCCGTGTTCTTCCAGCAGATGAAAAAGGTGCTCGCACACCGAATTGTTCACTTCGCCCTTGCCGAGGATCCGTCCCCTCTTCAGGCCGTGAAACGCCATGGCCTCGTCTTTGAAATAGACGATCGCTTTATCAGGGTCGTCCGTCGCGTAGACTTTCTTGCCTTTCCCTTCACGCAGAATCATCCCGATTTCCGGCATTGCGTGTCCCTCCGTAATCAAGAATACACGAAAATATTCTATCATTCTCCTATTTTTTTCTCAAGACAGCTAATCTGTATGTTTTCCTCCCAGATTGTACAAAAATCGTACTTTCCGCATTCACGTATCCGGAAACGTTCGTCTTTTTGCTATTTCTTTCAAACAATGATAATATATATATGCTTTCTGTTGCCTTGAACTTTCATAATTATACTCGCTCCTGCAGGTATTCTGTCTGGTTGATATAATTGTGAAACCGGAATTTAATTCAGAAACGAAGTGATTATATGGATCATTACAGCAAAGCCCGCCGGGAAGGTCTCCGCGTTTACCAGAACGCTATCCAATCCAACACCGACCCTTACCTTCCTGTTCTGGAGGAGCGGGTTCCTGCCCTTTCCTCTCTCAGCCGTCTGTCCCTCGGTATTATGACCATTCCCCTTGACCGGGTCATCGGCTCCGTTTCCCGTGGCCGCAGCTATGCCTTTGCAAATGGGTTCATGCCTATTCTCGAAGGCGGCAGCGAGTTCGCCAGCAAATGGGAGCATCTCTGTGAAAGTGTGGAAGCCAAAGGTGTCAACCAGCCCATCACAGTATTGGAATATATGGGATACTACTATGTCATCGAAGGCAATAAACGAGCCTCTGTCATGAAGTATCTCGATGCCCGGGATATCGAGGCAGACGTTACCCGCGTGTATCCGTCCATGAGTGATGATCCGGAAATTGTTTCCTATTATGAATACTGCGATTTCTGCAAGGAAACCGGCCTTTATGCCATCTTCTTCTCCCGTCCCGGTTCCTATCAGAAGCTTCTTTCCCTGCCGGGTGTCCGTGCAGGAGAAAAATGGACCGACGACGAGATCCTCTCCCTGCGCAAGCTCTATCATTATTTTGCCGAAAACTATCTTACCCAGACCCGCGGCAAGGAAGTTCTGCCCTGTGGAGATGCTTTCCTGCTTTATCTGACTACTTTCGGCTATGAGGACGTCAGGGATGACGATCTGGGAAAAACCGGGGAGCGCGTCCGTCTCATGTCCCGGGAATTTGAATCCCGGGACGGCCGTGTGAACCTGGTCATGGAGCAGGTTCAGCCTCCCGTTCCTTTAATTTCAGCGCTGTTCCATCCTTCAAAAATCAAAGCAGCCTTCCTCTTCAACCGTTCCATCCAGGATTCCGCCTGGAACTACTGGCACAACCTGGGGCGTCTGGAAGCCGAGGAAAAGCTGGGGGACCGGCTGGAGACCACAACGCGCATCGTGCCTTCCCGGACAGAATTTGCCGAGGAAGTTGACCGGCTGATTGCCGACGGCTATACCGCTATTTTTGCAACTTCCCCTGTTATGCTCAACAGTGCTGTGGAACCGGCACTGAAGCACCCCGAAGTCCGGTTCCTCTGTTGTTCCCTGCTGTCCAACTACACGAATATCCGCACCTATTATATCCGGTTCTATGAAGCAAAGTTCCTGCTGGGCCTGGCCGCGGGCATCCTCTCCGAAAACGGAAAAATCGGATATATTGCCGACTTCCCGATTTACGGCGTCCCGGCTGCGGCCAATGCATTCGCCCTGGGTGCCCGAATGGTCAACCCGCAGGCAAAGATCTATCTGAACTGGTTCTCTGCCTCCTGGTTTGATCAGGAAATGCCTTTTGAAGATCCCGAAATCCGCGTAATCTGCAACCGGGACATCACCGCGCCGAACCGCGATGCCCGTGATTATGGCCTGTATGTCCGCGACGGCGGAGAAATTCTCCACATGGCTACGCTGGTCCCTCATTGGGGACTCTTCTATCGGATGATGACGGAACGTATCCTGAACGGTACTTTCAACCAGGCGGAAAGCAAGGAAAACGTAACCAATTACTGGTGGGGCCTCGGTTCCAATATCCTGGACGTTGCTTTCTCATCCCGCTTCGATCCATACGCTGCCCGGGTGATTCATCATTTCCGTGAGCAGATCCGTGAAGGTTCCTTCACACCGTTTGAAGGAGAATTGCGTGACCAGAGCGGCACTTTGCGCTGCGATGCAGACCGGCGTCTCACCCCTGCTGAAATTCTTTGTATGGATTACCTGGCTGATAACATTATCGGCACGCTGCCTGATGCAGAAGAACTCATTGAATCCGCTCGTCCTCTGGTACGCCTTCAGGGATTCAACGGAGAACTGAAGCCCGAGCTTTCAGCTTTCAGCTGGAACAGAAAGTGAGCGAATGATATGCGGATTCTGGCTATAGCAGACGAACCTTCTCCCCGGCTCTGGGGTGATCTTTGCCGGGAAGCACTGCGCAATGTGGATATCATCCTCTCCGCAGGAGATCTTCCCGCCAAATATCTGTCTTTCCTGACCTGCTTCACCAACGCGCCCATCATTTATGTACCCGGCAATCATGATGACCGTTATGAAAAAGAGCCGCCGGAAGGCTGCCTGTGTGCGGACGGAACGGTTGTCCAGATCAAGGGCGTCCGGATATTCGGTCTGGGCGGATCCATCCGCTACCGTCCGGACGCAAAGAATATGTATACCGAGAAAGAAATGGCTTCCCGCATTGCTTCATACCGGCGAATGCTGAAAGCCACCGGCGGATTTGATATCCTGCTGACCCATTCCCCGATCCGGGGCTTTGGAGACCAGGAGGACCTTGCGCATCGGGGATTCGAATGCTTTGGTCCCCTGCTGGACACCTGGCATCCCGCTGTCATGGTTCACGGTCATGTACACCAGGCTTATACCGGTTCCCACTTTATTCGTGAGCGTGACTGGAACGGCATTCCTGTCATCAACGCCAGCATGGCCTATGAATTTGATCTTCCCGAAACGCCGAACCGGAAAGACCCCAACTGGAAGGGGCTCCGCCTGATGAAAAAAGCCAGCACCTTCTGACAGATATAAAAAAACAAGGGCTTCCGTCTCAGCGGAAGCCCTTGTTTTTTACTCAGTCCATTCTTTGGTTGTCGGAACGTCCTGTTCCTCGTCATCCAGCATATAGGCCTTGTGCCTTTCATCAATTACCGGATTCTCCGGCATAATCAGCCTTCCTTCCGGAAGCAGCAGTTCCATCTGCTTTCCGGCCAGGATT is a window encoding:
- the tig gene encoding trigger factor, which translates into the protein MSHTYEKLSGNKAKLTFTIPAEQFDEAMTQAFFKMRKRINVPGFRKGKAPRKMIETLYGESVFYDDAFEIIFPDAYRAAVEEYDLKPVDQPQIDLDEIGAGKDLKFHLEVFVRPDVTLGDYKGLTVEADLQKLTDEMVDARIEEDRKKASRTIDVEDRPVQEGDTVNLDYAGSVDGVAFAGGTAQGQTLTIGSHQFIPGFEEQMVGMQLGEEKDLNVKFPDEYHAEELKGKDAVFHVKVNGIQMTEAPELDDDFAADISDFNTFKEYKESIVKELSDRVAKNNDIAAENALVEKAAENAQIDIPEAMIDDQANYMVREMAMRMSYQGLRMEDYLKYTGQTMDGVKQMYKPEAEKRVRIELVIDAIRKAEKIEPTEEDIEKAIAEQAEQMGQEVETFKKNLTEEQKGYLKDNAAIRLVLDLLKKDAKVEEKKAEAPAEEKPAKKTAAKKTTKKAETAEVPAEEKTAKKPAAKKATKKADAAEAPAEEKPAKKPAAKKTAKKTDAE
- a CDS encoding phosphodiester glycosidase family protein — protein: MIRRTLCMLLMLTLLWGGLHAAAEEKGEFPALNDAGFLDSGEFVWEDEENGVWRYASSTLRVEIFRREQKKPARVWYEAEVFCAEGSVGPRMIANDPEHWKTAANMEYPYKIARKYGTVFAVSNDFAQLRLQQKKSRPGIIIRDGKIWSDRTKKKGVKDFPNLDCLAIWPDGDMKVYYSDEKTAEEYLEDGAVDVLAFGPILIRDGKLNEEALKKYGTSHAQRTAVGMVEKGHYFFMMLEGRIKRSKGDGISFLAEKLLEKGCTLGFNLDGGETACIVFMGHQLCKLKDGKKLSSRRTSDILGVGTSELLPAVSDPW
- a CDS encoding phosphoribosylaminoimidazolesuccinocarboxamide synthase, whose product is MPEIGMILREGKGKKVYATDDPDKAIVYFKDEAMAFHGLKRGRILGKGEVNNSVCEHLFHLLEEHGIESHYLEHIDARHCLVKRCDMIPLSVKIRNRSAGQLAERTGIPVGTKLEPPVVEFELRNTGMEADPLVNNSHIYAMKLATPEEMEEITRVSLKINEILTAYLKDISIELIDFKLEFGRYHGRIIVADEITPDTARFWDAGTHEPLDIDRFRRDMDNVAEAYQEVLHRMMGVS
- a CDS encoding BMP family ABC transporter substrate-binding protein, which codes for MDHYSKARREGLRVYQNAIQSNTDPYLPVLEERVPALSSLSRLSLGIMTIPLDRVIGSVSRGRSYAFANGFMPILEGGSEFASKWEHLCESVEAKGVNQPITVLEYMGYYYVIEGNKRASVMKYLDARDIEADVTRVYPSMSDDPEIVSYYEYCDFCKETGLYAIFFSRPGSYQKLLSLPGVRAGEKWTDDEILSLRKLYHYFAENYLTQTRGKEVLPCGDAFLLYLTTFGYEDVRDDDLGKTGERVRLMSREFESRDGRVNLVMEQVQPPVPLISALFHPSKIKAAFLFNRSIQDSAWNYWHNLGRLEAEEKLGDRLETTTRIVPSRTEFAEEVDRLIADGYTAIFATSPVMLNSAVEPALKHPEVRFLCCSLLSNYTNIRTYYIRFYEAKFLLGLAAGILSENGKIGYIADFPIYGVPAAANAFALGARMVNPQAKIYLNWFSASWFDQEMPFEDPEIRVICNRDITAPNRDARDYGLYVRDGGEILHMATLVPHWGLFYRMMTERILNGTFNQAESKENVTNYWWGLGSNILDVAFSSRFDPYAARVIHHFREQIREGSFTPFEGELRDQSGTLRCDADRRLTPAEILCMDYLADNIIGTLPDAEELIESARPLVRLQGFNGELKPELSAFSWNRK
- a CDS encoding metallophosphoesterase family protein, with the protein product MRILAIADEPSPRLWGDLCREALRNVDIILSAGDLPAKYLSFLTCFTNAPIIYVPGNHDDRYEKEPPEGCLCADGTVVQIKGVRIFGLGGSIRYRPDAKNMYTEKEMASRIASYRRMLKATGGFDILLTHSPIRGFGDQEDLAHRGFECFGPLLDTWHPAVMVHGHVHQAYTGSHFIRERDWNGIPVINASMAYEFDLPETPNRKDPNWKGLRLMKKASTF